The Thermoplasma acidophilum DSM 1728 genome includes a window with the following:
- the hemC gene encoding hydroxymethylbilane synthase, translating to MITIRIGTRPSRLAVRQAEIVASAIRHAGYEVEIVKYRSEGDSDLKSPLYSIGKTGVFVERLNSLILSGDIDAAVHSAKDIPYEIDRRLRISAVMPRGRFEDALVSENPLSKLPPGSVIGTSSLRRRYQILYQRKDVKVSNIRGNVDTRIEKMRSEGMAGIVMALAAIDRLELNLRYWPFDPEKFVPAPNQGIIAVVSEDGSKASEVLSSINDADTYDDMMAERSITQGLKLGCSTPVGILSRHTGKGMRILAQFFAMDGSDMMMFDQHVDGLDDVDGIVSYIRENLPEEYGYKL from the coding sequence ATGATCACCATAAGGATAGGCACGAGGCCAAGCAGGCTTGCCGTGAGACAGGCCGAGATCGTGGCCTCCGCGATCCGGCATGCAGGATATGAAGTAGAAATAGTGAAATACAGATCCGAAGGAGATTCTGACCTGAAATCGCCCCTGTATTCCATTGGAAAGACCGGTGTGTTCGTGGAAAGGCTCAATTCTCTGATACTCTCTGGCGATATTGATGCAGCCGTGCACAGTGCGAAGGACATACCGTATGAAATTGACAGGAGGCTCAGGATCTCCGCTGTTATGCCTCGTGGAAGGTTCGAGGATGCGCTTGTCTCTGAAAATCCACTGTCAAAGCTGCCTCCTGGATCGGTTATCGGAACATCGAGCCTGAGGCGCAGGTACCAGATCCTTTACCAGAGAAAGGATGTCAAGGTATCGAACATAAGGGGAAATGTAGATACAAGGATCGAGAAGATGCGGTCTGAGGGGATGGCCGGCATAGTTATGGCGCTTGCGGCCATAGATCGTCTTGAACTGAACCTGAGGTACTGGCCCTTCGATCCTGAGAAGTTTGTCCCGGCACCGAATCAGGGAATAATCGCCGTAGTGTCCGAAGACGGATCTAAGGCATCAGAGGTGCTTTCCAGCATAAACGATGCGGATACGTACGATGATATGATGGCTGAGCGATCGATAACGCAGGGCCTCAAACTTGGATGTTCCACACCTGTGGGAATCCTCAGCAGACATACCGGAAAGGGTATGCGTATTCTGGCACAGTTCTTCGCCATGGATGGCTCGGACATGATGATGTTTGACCAGCATGTGGACGGGTTGGATGACGTGGACGGCATAGTCTCCTACATCAGGGAGAATCTTCCTGAAGAGTACGGGTATAAACTATGA
- a CDS encoding uroporphyrinogen-III synthase yields the protein MKIFVLSIRPEEKAQRTGGACFDILNVPVTRLEPIPVDYTDLIRSGVDCVAFTSSYGVRLFFKNAPVKNFRYFGIGKSTCEEVRKYGYDCEYPEKMDSEGLADMIISHCSGRKVALIRSANANEIVNEKIMGHVDFIDLRNYRAVNTNVDLTPYMAKEECMGIIVTSSMEAKIAMPAIKATGKPVYSIGSVTTKTLEEAGIHPAISGNSDFVDLVEKIKKYLCLV from the coding sequence ATGAAGATCTTCGTCCTGTCCATAAGGCCGGAGGAGAAGGCCCAACGTACCGGCGGGGCGTGTTTCGATATACTGAACGTTCCAGTTACGAGACTGGAGCCGATACCAGTCGACTACACCGATCTCATCAGATCAGGCGTAGATTGCGTGGCGTTCACAAGCTCCTACGGGGTGCGCCTATTCTTCAAAAATGCGCCTGTGAAAAATTTCAGATACTTCGGGATAGGAAAGTCCACGTGCGAGGAGGTGCGCAAATACGGATACGACTGCGAATACCCAGAGAAGATGGATTCGGAGGGCCTCGCCGATATGATAATTTCACACTGCTCGGGCAGGAAGGTAGCACTCATAAGGAGCGCAAACGCGAACGAGATCGTCAACGAGAAGATCATGGGACATGTTGATTTCATAGATTTAAGGAATTACAGAGCCGTTAATACCAACGTGGATCTCACGCCATACATGGCTAAAGAGGAATGCATGGGCATCATCGTCACATCATCAATGGAGGCTAAAATCGCCATGCCCGCAATAAAGGCCACTGGAAAGCCGGTTTACTCGATCGGAAGTGTCACAACTAAGACACTAGAGGAGGCTGGAATTCACCCAGCAATATCCGGCAACTCGGATTTCGTAGATCTGGTTGAAAAAATAAAAAAATACCTATGCTTGGTTTAA
- the pyrI gene encoding aspartate carbamoyltransferase regulatory subunit, whose amino-acid sequence MEKTLRISKIRDGTVIDHVPSGKGIRVIGVLGVHEDVNYTVSLAIHVPSNKMGFKDVIKIENRFLDRNELDMISLIAPNATISIIKNYEISEKFQVELPSRLIGVLKCKNQNCITNTREPVESEFEIVSKHPLVIRCVYCERTMGEKDIFT is encoded by the coding sequence ATGGAGAAGACATTAAGGATATCCAAGATAAGGGATGGAACGGTCATAGACCATGTTCCGTCAGGAAAGGGCATACGTGTTATAGGTGTGCTGGGCGTGCACGAGGACGTCAATTACACGGTGAGCCTTGCAATACACGTACCGAGCAACAAGATGGGATTCAAAGATGTCATAAAGATAGAAAACCGATTCCTGGACAGGAACGAACTTGACATGATATCGCTGATAGCACCCAACGCCACGATCAGCATAATCAAGAACTATGAGATAAGCGAAAAATTCCAGGTGGAGCTTCCTTCGAGGCTCATCGGCGTGCTGAAATGCAAGAACCAGAACTGCATCACCAACACCCGCGAGCCTGTAGAATCTGAGTTCGAGATAGTCTCGAAGCACCCTCTTGTGATCAGGTGCGTCTACTGCGAGAGAACGATGGGTGAAAAGGACATTTTCACTTAA
- the pyrB gene encoding aspartate carbamoyltransferase, whose product MLKNRSVVSIEDVDIDDLNDLFDLSDSMLKTIEKGGSTDLLRNRIMATLFYEPSTRTRLSFESAMHRLGGSVITVSDVKTSSVAKGETLADTIRMASSYSDIIVIRHPLEGAARLASKFANKPVINAGDGSGQHPTQTILDLYTIKRETGSIDGKTITMVGDLRYGRTIHSLIIALSRFDVRINLVSPQILKLPEYVLTKIGDRSRIMEYDDLSKVIEDTDVLYVTRIQKERFSDQNEYQSVIGSYSVDRDLVSRMKKDAIIMHPLPRIDEIKPEVDELPQARYFKQAYYGVPVRMALIYRILGD is encoded by the coding sequence ATGTTAAAGAACAGAAGCGTTGTATCAATCGAGGATGTGGACATCGATGACCTCAACGATCTCTTCGATCTTTCGGATTCAATGCTCAAGACAATCGAAAAGGGCGGAAGCACCGACCTTCTAAGGAACAGGATAATGGCCACGCTTTTCTACGAGCCGAGTACACGGACAAGGCTGTCGTTTGAGAGCGCTATGCACCGGCTAGGGGGATCTGTTATAACAGTATCGGACGTTAAAACCAGCTCAGTGGCCAAGGGTGAGACTCTTGCCGATACCATCCGAATGGCCTCATCGTATTCAGATATCATAGTTATAAGGCATCCGCTGGAGGGGGCTGCAAGGCTTGCATCTAAATTTGCAAACAAACCGGTGATCAACGCTGGGGACGGATCGGGTCAGCACCCAACACAGACAATACTCGACCTCTACACAATAAAGAGAGAAACCGGTTCGATCGATGGGAAGACCATAACCATGGTCGGAGATCTTCGCTATGGAAGGACCATTCACTCGCTTATAATAGCGCTGTCGAGGTTCGATGTGAGAATAAACCTTGTTAGCCCGCAGATACTCAAGCTCCCGGAATACGTGTTGACAAAGATAGGCGATCGCAGCCGTATAATGGAATACGACGATCTGTCAAAGGTGATTGAGGATACGGATGTACTGTACGTGACAAGGATACAGAAGGAGAGATTCAGCGATCAGAATGAATACCAGAGCGTTATAGGATCGTATTCCGTGGACAGGGATCTCGTTTCGAGAATGAAGAAAGATGCCATAATAATGCATCCGCTCCCTAGGATTGATGAGATAAAGCCCGAGGTCGATGAACTTCCGCAGGCCAGATATTTCAAGCAGGCCTATTACGGTGTTCCCGTACGTATGGCGCTGATATACCGTATTCTGGGTGATTGA
- a CDS encoding magnesium chelatase subunit D family protein, whose amino-acid sequence MEKVLFPFSAVVDEDDLKMALILNAIDQRIGGVLIMGPKGVAKSTIARSLTDLLPDIDVVKDCPFKCDPHDPSSMCDECIKKYRDGTIVSEKRKIPFVNMPVTATLDRVVGSLDIKRAIDEGLRALQPGLLAEANRGIIYIDEVNLLDDSVVDSILDSAASGINVVEREGVSVTHPARFILIGTMNPEEGDLRPQLKDRFGLSVTAVQPSDPEELIEISNRVEEFDRDPEAFRRKYEKIQNEIRNRIMRARSLLPSVVIDEDLKRFIAEVVIKLQAGNRAMITAVKASKAIAAFNGRDRVNIDDVKEALNLVLKHRVKDSAMIRGTIEKESRDLSTRSVEAGPHSGYEEGSESSGRRDMKAGNGKDEEKDVEVSAAFDEESNRSGRTGNADIFRILDQNRPGDHFDYRASLVNMIMNGRRRMKYEDLAFVSSRSRASIPVILAVDASRSMETMHRIALARGIARSFLHSAYRMRVKLSYITFYGTESHLMVEPTRNLDLIDREISRTVPQGKTPIPAALKMMYDISSRYRQRTVSIMITDGRANVPLGNDVTHDVREWSAKLGTRSDLFLISSTMGSERFMPSYNEDICRYSGGQLIEMDGNGHIALYSGYRRY is encoded by the coding sequence ATGGAAAAGGTTCTATTTCCTTTCAGTGCAGTGGTGGATGAAGATGACCTGAAGATGGCTCTCATACTGAACGCTATCGATCAGCGAATAGGTGGAGTGCTAATAATGGGGCCAAAGGGAGTGGCGAAGTCTACAATAGCAAGATCTTTGACCGATCTGCTTCCGGACATAGACGTTGTCAAGGACTGCCCCTTCAAGTGCGACCCCCACGATCCCTCATCGATGTGCGATGAATGCATAAAGAAGTATCGCGACGGTACCATCGTCTCCGAAAAGAGAAAGATCCCCTTTGTAAACATGCCTGTGACGGCAACGCTGGACAGAGTTGTAGGCAGTCTTGATATCAAGCGAGCAATAGATGAGGGCCTGCGCGCATTGCAGCCAGGTCTCCTTGCTGAGGCCAACCGCGGCATAATATACATAGATGAGGTCAACCTCCTGGATGATTCCGTCGTGGATTCCATCCTTGATTCTGCAGCTTCCGGTATAAATGTGGTGGAGAGAGAAGGAGTCAGCGTGACGCATCCTGCACGCTTCATACTGATTGGCACAATGAATCCAGAGGAGGGTGATCTCAGGCCCCAGCTTAAGGATCGCTTTGGGCTTTCCGTAACCGCTGTGCAGCCATCCGATCCTGAGGAGCTCATAGAGATATCAAACAGAGTCGAGGAGTTCGACAGGGATCCGGAAGCTTTCCGCAGGAAATATGAAAAGATCCAGAATGAGATAAGAAACAGGATAATGCGAGCAAGATCGCTGCTGCCATCCGTTGTAATCGATGAAGATCTGAAGCGTTTCATAGCCGAGGTTGTGATCAAATTGCAGGCTGGAAACAGGGCAATGATCACAGCGGTCAAAGCTTCCAAGGCGATCGCTGCATTCAATGGAAGAGATCGTGTGAACATTGATGACGTTAAGGAAGCGCTGAACCTTGTTCTGAAGCATCGTGTCAAGGACAGCGCGATGATCAGGGGCACAATAGAGAAGGAATCAAGGGATCTTTCCACGAGATCTGTTGAAGCCGGCCCACACAGCGGATACGAAGAAGGAAGCGAATCAAGCGGCAGAAGGGATATGAAGGCTGGAAACGGGAAGGACGAAGAAAAGGATGTAGAGGTATCAGCCGCGTTCGATGAAGAATCAAACAGAAGCGGGAGAACCGGAAATGCTGACATATTCCGGATACTGGATCAGAACCGGCCTGGGGATCATTTTGATTACAGGGCGAGCCTTGTCAACATGATAATGAACGGCCGCCGCAGGATGAAATATGAGGATCTGGCATTCGTATCATCCAGATCAAGGGCATCCATACCGGTGATACTTGCCGTTGACGCAAGCAGATCCATGGAAACCATGCACAGGATCGCCCTCGCAAGGGGCATCGCCCGATCATTCCTTCACTCCGCATACAGGATGCGTGTGAAACTTTCCTACATAACCTTCTATGGAACTGAGAGCCACCTCATGGTGGAGCCAACAAGAAATCTAGATCTGATCGATAGGGAAATATCAAGAACCGTTCCGCAGGGGAAGACGCCTATACCCGCTGCGCTGAAGATGATGTACGACATTTCGAGCAGGTACAGGCAGAGGACGGTATCGATAATGATAACAGACGGCCGTGCAAACGTGCCTCTTGGCAACGACGTAACCCATGATGTAAGAGAATGGTCCGCCAAGCTCGGAACCAGGAGCGATCTCTTCCTCATATCTTCAACCATGGGAAGCGAGAGATTCATGCCGTCTTACAACGAAGATATATGCAGGTATTCCGGTGGACAGCTTATAGAGATGGACGGAAATGGCCATATCGCTCTATACTCCGGCTACAGAAGATACTGA
- a CDS encoding NAD(P)/FAD-dependent oxidoreductase: protein MKYDVAIIGSGIVGLSTAFHLSEKHSDLKIAVIDKFHTFAQGNTGKSAAGFRDVFSSDTSFKLSSSSIRFYDHVQKILGIDLGMKHVGYLFLMDNDSGSDVMEEIGRKTKIEEVDLDALESMGISIKPDTEVKEAMGLEDIHRAYLAHNAGIMEPDKIAAFYHSQCVNRNIEFLFDTEVQSLNLVPKKPLNYPGEPFIWQDKTIGSIKTSRGEISADTFILATDVWTNFLTDPVGIDSHIRPKKRQLFKIRNEFIEDVVGKKVLATESFPFTVFPKGVYVRPSPGEKTFWAGVADDIGRDFSFVEDPEAEPQFYTYNVYQVLQAYMKPITSASITGMWAGYYSYNTIDGNPYIFRDLNLIVATGTSGSGIMKGDAIGRVVAALYDGEEKAKLYDGMRINTADLGVKNRKVEEEKLVL, encoded by the coding sequence ATGAAGTATGATGTTGCCATCATAGGTTCAGGAATAGTCGGTCTCTCAACAGCGTTCCACCTCTCGGAAAAACACAGCGATCTAAAGATTGCCGTTATAGATAAGTTCCACACTTTTGCTCAGGGCAATACAGGCAAAAGCGCAGCCGGATTCAGGGACGTATTCTCATCCGATACGAGCTTCAAGCTTTCTTCGTCCTCAATAAGGTTCTATGATCATGTTCAAAAGATACTTGGTATAGATCTCGGAATGAAGCATGTAGGCTATCTGTTTCTGATGGATAATGATTCAGGATCGGATGTTATGGAGGAGATAGGCCGGAAAACGAAGATAGAGGAGGTCGATCTTGACGCGCTGGAAAGCATGGGCATATCGATAAAACCTGATACTGAGGTTAAGGAGGCAATGGGGCTTGAGGACATACACAGAGCATACCTAGCGCACAATGCGGGCATAATGGAACCGGACAAGATAGCCGCATTCTATCACAGCCAGTGCGTTAACAGGAACATTGAATTCCTATTCGATACCGAAGTACAGTCCCTGAACCTTGTACCGAAAAAGCCCCTGAACTATCCAGGAGAACCTTTCATATGGCAGGATAAGACCATAGGCAGCATCAAAACCAGCAGAGGCGAGATAAGCGCAGACACCTTCATACTTGCAACCGACGTATGGACAAACTTTCTAACCGATCCTGTTGGCATAGACAGCCACATAAGACCAAAGAAGAGGCAGCTCTTCAAGATAAGAAATGAATTCATAGAAGACGTGGTTGGCAAGAAGGTGCTTGCCACCGAATCGTTCCCATTCACAGTATTTCCAAAGGGAGTTTACGTAAGGCCGTCCCCAGGTGAGAAAACGTTCTGGGCAGGTGTGGCTGACGACATCGGCCGGGACTTCTCATTCGTAGAAGATCCTGAAGCCGAGCCGCAGTTCTACACCTACAACGTTTACCAGGTGCTGCAGGCATATATGAAACCCATCACATCCGCATCCATAACTGGAATGTGGGCAGGATATTATTCCTACAACACGATAGACGGAAATCCGTACATATTTAGGGATCTGAACCTGATTGTGGCAACGGGAACCAGCGGTAGTGGAATAATGAAGGGAGACGCCATTGGCCGAGTTGTTGCCGCGCTATACGATGGCGAGGAAAAAGCCAAGCTGTACGATGGAATGCGTATTAACACAGCTGATCTTGGGGTAAAGAACAGGAAGGTGGAGGAGGAAAAACTCGTGCTCTGA
- a CDS encoding DedA family protein, with amino-acid sequence MEKSAMKFDGYFNLYGVVISLVIVAVTATEIFEIVELPFEKTLSAISVGSLFNFSVAVVSKSGYLGVFGLMALESTFIPVPSEVILPLSGYLVYIHTFTFAAIIADAIVASMVGSFIDYYLGLYIGRPIIVKILGFFYVKEDSLVKAENWIDRWGASSVFFARFIPGIRSLISIPAGMLKMKVWVFALMTFLGSVIWSTILVYIGFKAGPYWSSAVHSFSVILDQIIIDAIFAACLAYIGYFIYLKIKTRTKPSY; translated from the coding sequence ATGGAAAAGAGTGCTATGAAGTTTGACGGTTATTTCAACCTCTATGGTGTGGTCATATCCCTGGTCATCGTTGCGGTGACCGCAACCGAAATATTTGAGATCGTTGAGCTTCCATTTGAGAAGACTCTTTCGGCGATAAGCGTCGGGTCCCTCTTCAATTTCTCCGTAGCGGTGGTCTCAAAATCTGGATATCTAGGAGTTTTCGGCTTGATGGCGCTTGAAAGCACATTCATTCCGGTGCCGAGTGAGGTCATACTTCCACTGTCTGGATACCTTGTTTATATTCATACGTTCACATTTGCTGCCATAATCGCAGACGCAATAGTTGCATCGATGGTGGGGTCTTTCATAGATTATTACCTGGGTCTCTACATAGGGCGCCCCATAATTGTAAAGATCCTTGGCTTCTTCTACGTGAAGGAGGATTCGCTCGTCAAGGCTGAAAACTGGATAGACAGATGGGGAGCCAGCTCCGTGTTCTTCGCTAGGTTCATACCCGGTATCAGAAGCCTTATATCCATACCTGCCGGCATGCTGAAGATGAAGGTATGGGTCTTTGCCCTGATGACCTTTCTTGGATCTGTCATATGGTCAACTATACTCGTCTACATCGGATTCAAGGCGGGTCCATACTGGTCTTCTGCAGTACACAGTTTCAGCGTCATACTTGACCAAATAATAATAGATGCAATATTTGCAGCCTGTCTGGCTTATATTGGATATTTCATATATTTGAAGATAAAAACCAGGACGAAACCATCATATTGA
- a CDS encoding antibiotic biosynthesis monooxygenase family protein, translating to MINVGLYYRVKKGHEEEFERTFNSVMAMIKSSGMGIKEVRLYRDVNDPQQYMIFTEWESLEKFKDFIASRPFKETTEYGKSILEEMPKNRIFMNETSI from the coding sequence ATGATAAACGTAGGTCTTTACTACAGGGTCAAAAAGGGGCATGAAGAAGAATTTGAAAGGACCTTTAACAGCGTCATGGCGATGATTAAAAGCTCCGGCATGGGCATTAAGGAAGTCAGGCTGTACAGGGATGTCAACGATCCACAGCAGTATATGATATTCACAGAATGGGAAAGCCTTGAAAAATTCAAGGATTTCATAGCGAGCAGGCCATTCAAGGAAACCACAGAGTATGGCAAATCAATCCTGGAAGAGATGCCAAAAAACAGGATATTCATGAACGAAACATCAATATGA